The Bacillus carboniphilus genome contains a region encoding:
- a CDS encoding cysteine desulfurase family protein — protein MLYLDNSATTQMLTEVKEAMLPYLLEEYGNPSSKYYPLAINANEAIKKARENIATLLGCDVDEVIFTSGATESNNMIIKGIADYYGEENKHIITSKVEHPATLETCRYLESKGFTITYLNVDRYGRINLNDLTKLLLESPPLLVTIMWGNNELGSLQPIEEIAELCNSHNVFFHTDATQVVGKINLNVNDIPGLRFLSCSAHKFHGPKGIGVSLIKKDNSGLKTKITPLIHGGGQENNYRSGTLAVHNIVGMGEATKLAYSRLEKNTDHLQRLEKYLQKILIDKFGEVIQFNHDQKDKIPGILSVQFKGINNELLINKLAPIVALSTGSACSSSKPSHVLEAVGLSINAIRSTIRFSLSHLTNAEELNIFNEL, from the coding sequence ATGCTTTATTTAGATAACAGTGCAACGACTCAAATGTTAACAGAAGTAAAAGAAGCAATGTTACCGTACTTATTAGAGGAATACGGCAATCCTTCTAGCAAATATTATCCTTTAGCTATTAACGCTAATGAAGCAATAAAAAAGGCTCGTGAAAACATTGCTACTTTACTTGGTTGTGATGTTGATGAGGTCATTTTTACTAGTGGCGCAACTGAAAGTAATAATATGATTATTAAAGGGATTGCAGACTATTACGGTGAAGAGAATAAGCATATTATTACATCCAAGGTTGAACATCCAGCTACACTTGAAACATGTCGTTATCTTGAAAGTAAAGGCTTTACAATAACATACTTAAACGTAGACAGATATGGTCGTATAAATTTAAACGATTTAACCAAGTTATTATTAGAATCACCTCCATTATTAGTAACAATTATGTGGGGAAATAATGAGCTTGGCTCTCTTCAACCAATTGAAGAAATCGCAGAGCTTTGTAATTCTCATAATGTTTTTTTCCATACGGATGCAACGCAGGTAGTTGGAAAAATTAATCTTAATGTTAATGATATACCTGGCTTACGATTTCTTTCATGTTCAGCACACAAGTTTCATGGCCCAAAAGGAATTGGTGTATCCCTGATAAAAAAGGATAATAGTGGATTAAAAACAAAAATAACACCACTAATACACGGTGGTGGTCAAGAAAACAATTATAGAAGTGGTACTCTTGCCGTCCATAACATTGTAGGTATGGGCGAAGCAACAAAACTTGCTTACTCTCGTTTAGAAAAAAATACTGATCATTTGCAACGATTAGAAAAGTATCTTCAAAAAATCTTAATTGATAAATTTGGTGAAGTTATTCAGTTTAACCATGATCAAAAAGATAAAATACCTGGTATCCTTAGTGTCCAGTTTAAAGGGATTAATAATGAACTTTTGATAAACAAATTAGCTCCTATTGTTGCCTTATCTACAGGATCAGCTTGTAGTTCTTCTAAACCTAGTCACGTTCTTGAAGCGGTTGGACTTTCAATTAATGCTATTCGTTCAACTATTCGTTTCTCTTTATCGCATTTAACTAATGCAGAGGAATTAAACATTTTTAATGAACTTTAA
- the dndE gene encoding DNA sulfur modification protein DndE, giving the protein MNFQLKTSNYVAERLNQLHASTNLTPNILARLAIALSLRQEGIPDIPRSESNGRDFNRNTLTGEHDYLYRALITQHANREVSDDEFFPGLFNAHLERGVRLLSGEYQHAGNYDKFIMNLLQQS; this is encoded by the coding sequence ATGAACTTTCAATTAAAAACATCAAACTATGTAGCGGAAAGATTAAACCAATTACATGCATCTACAAATTTAACACCAAATATTTTAGCTCGACTTGCAATTGCGCTTTCCTTAAGGCAAGAAGGTATTCCTGATATTCCACGGTCAGAGTCGAATGGTCGAGATTTTAATCGAAATACCCTAACTGGGGAACACGATTATTTATATCGTGCACTTATTACTCAACATGCTAACAGAGAAGTGTCAGACGATGAGTTTTTCCCCGGACTTTTTAATGCTCACTTAGAACGGGGCGTTCGTCTACTCTCTGGTGAATATCAACATGCAGGAAATTATGATAAATTTATTATGAATCTTTTACAGCAATCTTAG
- the dndD gene encoding DNA sulfur modification protein DndD, translated as MQLQKVIFHNIGVYKGTHEINLTVHPPEKNVILFGGENGSGKTTFLTSIRIALFGAFAFRFATENEKYYQHIFSLLNKAAVNEGANLFQIILEFSETEKYQRNNYRFVRRWKLFNKKPKEQFSIMKNGEYLKEDEKENYHSHLKETIPVELFNMCLFDGEELSRIVNDNRLSEYLESAGKVLFNLYLFETLESDLLQYVKYSKDESQLFQEEEELFLLDKQISDIETNIMELTEEEISINETINKLKELLSSLKRQFEINGGLVKEERDLLQAKVTEIETERKGNSDKLKEFVSTLLPFYLTKDLMFSIEQQMELESSWELRDKLESSLTEKKLNEIINTLKSELSSIPIAQDNAVIQLRKDLLGLFPVPDLKPIHRASFAQKSKVQSMVNIINRLEINDYIGIIESNQQLLEQAKDFRHKIKLNEQTHAFRDIFSEIEEITKEISVLNIKLIELTEKKEASHLKLEETKKIRKLMISRLQEEEKSKGSYIIANKIKELSTKFRIQQQKKKLQDVQIEATRMLNGLMRKKDYVSSLVIDSNTFEVTLYNQSKEEIIKERISSGEKEILLLSIVWAMFKCSRIRLPFIFDTLLGRLDKTHKQTVLSTFIPACGEQVIILSTDSEIDQVHYEIIKPHVANEYTLDFITSEERVEIHNKYFDFDQQEVVKQ; from the coding sequence ATGCAGTTACAGAAGGTAATTTTCCATAACATTGGAGTTTATAAAGGCACACATGAAATTAATTTAACTGTACATCCACCTGAAAAGAATGTCATCTTATTTGGAGGAGAAAATGGTTCTGGTAAAACAACATTTTTAACCTCAATACGAATTGCTCTTTTTGGTGCTTTTGCTTTTCGCTTTGCAACCGAAAATGAAAAATATTATCAGCACATCTTTTCCCTACTCAATAAAGCAGCGGTGAATGAAGGGGCTAATTTATTCCAAATAATTCTTGAATTTAGTGAAACTGAGAAGTACCAACGAAATAATTATCGATTTGTTCGCAGATGGAAACTTTTTAATAAGAAACCAAAGGAACAATTTTCAATAATGAAAAATGGTGAATACTTGAAGGAAGATGAAAAAGAGAACTATCATTCTCATTTAAAAGAGACGATCCCTGTTGAACTTTTTAATATGTGTTTATTTGATGGTGAGGAACTTTCTAGAATTGTAAATGATAATCGACTATCTGAATACCTTGAATCAGCTGGAAAAGTATTATTCAATTTATACCTCTTTGAGACTCTTGAAAGTGATCTCTTACAATATGTTAAGTATTCGAAAGACGAGAGCCAATTATTTCAAGAAGAAGAAGAACTTTTCCTCCTTGATAAACAGATTTCCGATATTGAGACTAACATAATGGAGTTAACTGAAGAGGAAATATCTATTAATGAAACCATAAATAAATTGAAAGAGCTCCTTTCCAGTCTTAAAAGACAATTTGAGATCAACGGTGGACTTGTAAAAGAGGAAAGAGATTTACTACAAGCAAAAGTAACCGAAATTGAAACAGAAAGAAAAGGGAACTCAGATAAATTAAAAGAGTTTGTCTCTACCCTATTACCTTTTTACTTAACGAAAGATTTAATGTTTAGTATTGAACAGCAAATGGAGTTAGAAAGTTCTTGGGAATTAAGAGACAAACTTGAATCATCATTAACAGAAAAAAAATTAAATGAGATTATTAATACTCTTAAGTCTGAATTATCCAGTATACCAATAGCGCAAGATAATGCTGTAATACAATTACGTAAAGATCTATTAGGATTGTTTCCTGTACCTGATCTAAAACCTATTCACCGAGCATCTTTTGCTCAGAAAAGTAAAGTACAATCAATGGTTAATATAATAAATAGATTAGAAATTAATGACTATATAGGTATAATTGAATCAAATCAACAATTATTAGAACAGGCAAAAGATTTCCGCCATAAAATTAAATTAAATGAACAAACACATGCGTTTAGGGATATTTTCAGTGAGATAGAAGAAATCACGAAGGAAATTTCTGTTCTTAATATAAAGCTTATAGAGCTTACTGAAAAAAAAGAAGCTTCTCATTTAAAACTCGAAGAAACTAAGAAAATAAGAAAACTGATGATTTCACGACTTCAAGAAGAAGAAAAATCTAAAGGCTCCTATATTATTGCTAATAAAATCAAAGAATTAAGTACTAAGTTTCGTATACAGCAACAAAAGAAAAAATTACAAGACGTACAAATTGAAGCTACTAGAATGTTAAATGGACTTATGAGAAAAAAGGATTACGTTTCTTCTCTTGTAATTGATTCTAATACGTTTGAAGTAACTTTATATAATCAATCTAAAGAGGAAATCATAAAAGAGCGCATTTCCTCTGGAGAAAAAGAAATTCTTCTCTTATCAATTGTATGGGCAATGTTCAAATGTTCACGCATCAGGTTGCCTTTTATTTTTGACACACTACTAGGACGCTTGGATAAGACTCATAAGCAAACAGTCCTTTCAACATTTATTCCAGCATGTGGTGAACAAGTGATAATCTTGAGCACCGATTCAGAGATTGATCAGGTTCATTATGAAATCATTAAACCTCATGTGGCAAACGAGTATACTTTAGATTTTATCACCTCTGAAGAAAGAGTAGAAATTCATAATAAGTACTTTGATTTTGATCAACAAGAGGTGGTAAAACAATGA
- the dndC gene encoding DNA phosphorothioation system sulfurtransferase DndC — protein MLNNIISNLINAENPKVEDAKQLIKEIYLEDHRPWVVGYSGGKDSTVVVQLVFEALADLPKEKLHKKVYVISSDTLVETPLIISSINNTLRRVQDRALLMGLPIETHKVKPDFDQTFWANIIGKGYPSPNQKFRWCTDRLKIDPANQFIKEKVSTFGEVIMVLGVRDDESVTRGNTMKSHTVEGKVLMRHSTLSNAYVFAPIRNFTLEDIWDYLLDENSPSPWGDDNHELNKLYQDSSSSRECPLVVDKSVKESAGSCGNSRFGCWTCTVVTKDKALNGFIENGEDWMRPLLEFRNWLAEIRDNRNYRQKYRKHGKIYFRNVRVENIDEEDYVIIPKKASRKEEITKLESFTIVEKSALKSFLKKNNIDLSRDEDNSLLIKDGETYQQLGLGPFTMKARETILRKLLEVQRDLKHPSGEHYELIKDEEIKVIRRYWLENDDFEDRVPQIFREVMGYDLDWEYDDRPLFDKEQLSDLELLCDEMKVDMKVLKRLISIEKEYNGYKIRRGVSQDIEKTLKQDYLHL, from the coding sequence ATGCTAAACAATATAATTTCAAACCTGATAAATGCAGAAAATCCAAAAGTTGAAGACGCAAAACAACTAATCAAAGAAATTTACTTAGAAGACCATAGACCTTGGGTTGTCGGATACAGTGGTGGTAAAGACTCTACGGTTGTTGTCCAACTAGTTTTTGAAGCACTAGCTGATTTACCTAAAGAAAAACTGCATAAAAAAGTATATGTTATTTCATCTGATACCTTAGTTGAAACACCACTTATTATTTCTTCAATTAATAATACTTTACGTCGAGTTCAAGATCGTGCACTGCTCATGGGCTTACCAATTGAGACTCATAAAGTTAAACCTGATTTTGACCAAACGTTTTGGGCTAATATTATTGGTAAGGGGTATCCATCACCCAACCAGAAGTTTCGTTGGTGTACAGATCGATTGAAAATTGATCCTGCTAACCAATTTATAAAAGAAAAAGTTTCAACTTTTGGAGAAGTCATAATGGTCTTAGGTGTACGTGATGATGAAAGTGTAACTAGAGGAAATACCATGAAGTCACATACAGTCGAAGGAAAGGTGTTAATGAGACATTCAACTTTGTCGAATGCCTATGTTTTTGCACCTATACGAAACTTTACTCTTGAAGATATTTGGGACTATCTATTAGATGAAAATTCACCTTCCCCCTGGGGTGATGACAATCATGAATTAAACAAACTATATCAGGATTCTTCATCATCTAGGGAATGTCCTCTCGTTGTTGATAAATCTGTAAAGGAAAGTGCTGGTTCATGCGGAAATAGTCGATTTGGTTGTTGGACATGCACCGTTGTTACAAAAGATAAAGCCCTGAATGGTTTTATTGAAAATGGCGAAGATTGGATGCGGCCTCTACTTGAATTCCGAAATTGGTTGGCTGAGATACGTGATAATCGTAACTATCGCCAAAAATACCGTAAACATGGAAAAATCTATTTTAGAAATGTTCGTGTAGAAAACATTGATGAGGAAGACTATGTCATTATCCCTAAAAAAGCTAGTCGTAAAGAGGAAATTACTAAACTTGAATCTTTCACCATTGTAGAAAAAAGCGCATTAAAAAGTTTCCTCAAGAAGAACAATATCGACCTCTCAAGGGATGAAGATAATAGTTTGTTGATTAAAGACGGTGAGACTTATCAACAGTTAGGACTTGGACCATTTACAATGAAAGCAAGAGAAACAATTCTTCGAAAACTACTTGAGGTTCAACGTGATTTAAAGCATCCATCTGGAGAACATTATGAACTAATAAAAGATGAAGAAATAAAGGTAATAAGACGGTATTGGCTTGAAAATGATGATTTTGAGGACCGTGTTCCTCAAATTTTTAGAGAAGTAATGGGCTATGATCTGGATTGGGAGTATGATGACCGTCCTCTCTTTGATAAAGAGCAATTATCCGATCTCGAACTCCTATGTGATGAAATGAAAGTTGATATGAAAGTATTAAAGAGACTTATTTCTATTGAAAAAGAATATAACGGCTATAAAATACGTCGTGGTGTTTCACAAGATATAGAGAAGACTTTAAAACAGGACTATTTACACCTATAA
- the dndB gene encoding DNA sulfur modification protein DndB, which translates to MNAAFSYNFPSLRGVQGGNEFFVAMVPLRLIPRIFLFDEEEIPPEHRAQRIINKSRIPDITNYILENSKEYVFSSLTASIDGQVHFQPFSDAHDFEDLGNLVVSLDSKFLINDGQHRRAAIEEALKISPDLGEENISVVFYHDKGLKKSQQIFADLNRHAVNTTSSLGILYDHRDQLALLTKDIIAETPLLERYTDKEKVSLSKNSPKLFALNHIFKTNQKLLGKKKGEFITEDEKTFIKEFWEVLCDSIVEWKQVLNKELNPRELRAHYVVAHGIFLEALGIVGNFLYYNHPTDWKEHIKKLSNIDWNRSNSKDWLGRAFGPTGRINKNNQTIQLTANMIKIKLALPLTEQEEEMENTLKQGV; encoded by the coding sequence ATGAATGCTGCTTTCAGTTATAACTTTCCATCCTTAAGAGGAGTCCAAGGTGGGAATGAATTCTTTGTTGCAATGGTACCTTTAAGATTAATACCTAGAATCTTTCTTTTTGATGAAGAAGAAATACCACCAGAACACCGAGCACAACGAATTATAAACAAATCTAGAATTCCTGATATTACTAATTATATCCTCGAAAACTCGAAGGAATATGTTTTTTCATCATTAACTGCATCTATTGATGGTCAAGTGCATTTTCAACCGTTTAGTGATGCACACGATTTTGAAGACCTAGGCAATTTGGTCGTATCCTTAGATTCAAAGTTTTTAATAAACGACGGTCAGCATCGGAGAGCAGCCATAGAAGAAGCTCTGAAAATTTCTCCAGACCTGGGAGAAGAAAATATCTCAGTTGTATTTTATCACGATAAAGGTTTAAAAAAATCACAACAAATTTTTGCTGATTTAAATAGACACGCGGTTAATACAACATCTTCACTTGGTATTTTGTACGATCATCGTGACCAACTTGCACTTCTCACAAAAGATATCATAGCAGAAACACCTTTGTTAGAACGATATACAGATAAGGAAAAAGTATCTTTATCAAAGAATTCTCCAAAACTATTTGCATTAAATCATATATTTAAGACAAATCAAAAGCTTCTAGGTAAAAAAAAGGGAGAATTCATCACAGAGGATGAGAAAACTTTTATAAAAGAATTTTGGGAAGTCCTTTGTGATTCTATTGTGGAATGGAAACAAGTATTAAATAAAGAACTAAACCCACGAGAACTTCGTGCTCATTATGTTGTAGCCCACGGTATTTTTCTTGAAGCACTTGGGATAGTAGGAAACTTCCTATATTATAATCATCCAACAGATTGGAAAGAGCACATTAAAAAATTATCTAACATTGATTGGAATAGATCAAACAGCAAAGATTGGTTAGGAAGAGCATTTGGCCCAACCGGAAGGATAAATAAGAATAACCAAACTATCCAACTTACAGCAAATATGATCAAAATAAAACTAGCCCTTCCATTAACTGAACAAGAAGAAGAGATGGAAAATACTTTGAAGCAAGGTGTCTAA
- a CDS encoding immunity protein YezG family protein, producing MKEFEDSFSELQGDMISICLEYVEDRADKVYVYASCEEGIISSSYFYLINNTYVEPHKINDSLNVDNERYDVSPKRQSMVLRIICEDIQKIKLLCKEYERDIPTEMKLIYDVKNGNFKAEYKYDLVYTNDDIKTADHIANEWFEEVKKITFNVT from the coding sequence ATGAAAGAATTTGAAGATAGTTTTAGTGAATTGCAAGGGGATATGATTTCTATATGTTTGGAATATGTTGAGGATAGAGCTGATAAAGTTTATGTCTATGCTTCATGTGAAGAAGGAATTATTTCGAGTAGTTATTTTTATTTAATTAATAATACATATGTTGAACCTCATAAGATAAATGATTCCTTGAATGTTGATAATGAAAGATATGATGTATCTCCCAAACGTCAATCTATGGTGTTGAGAATAATATGTGAAGATATTCAAAAAATAAAATTATTATGTAAAGAATATGAAAGAGATATTCCAACGGAGATGAAATTAATATATGATGTAAAAAATGGGAATTTTAAAGCTGAATATAAATATGATTTAGTCTATACAAATGATGACATTAAAACAGCAGATCACATTGCTAATGAATGGTTTGAAGAGGTAAAAAAAATAACCTTTAATGTAACCTAA
- a CDS encoding DNA/RNA non-specific endonuclease: MRVPVGVEAQQLATNAGRVTNFNLNTKTLSDVKQQVMMEAEGVGVKRYVENGKQFSNGRKNKLKPDIRYKTGKYDYFYETDSLGRITKFETENLQLTERKDRLSHSRNTPGKVKGQDHAGHLVADRFGGSPKIDNLVSQLSDVNLKQYKKIEQEWAVALKEKPPKTVTVDVEIVYTGNDFRPKEFIINYSIDGKSGFKIIEN; this comes from the coding sequence TTGAGAGTTCCGGTTGGCGTTGAAGCCCAGCAACTCGCCACAAATGCAGGTAGAGTCACGAACTTTAACCTTAATACGAAGACGCTGAGTGACGTTAAGCAACAGGTTATGATGGAGGCTGAGGGAGTTGGAGTTAAAAGGTATGTGGAGAACGGAAAACAGTTTTCTAATGGTAGAAAAAATAAGTTGAAACCAGATATTAGGTATAAAACTGGAAAGTATGATTATTTTTATGAAACTGATAGTCTAGGCAGAATCACAAAGTTTGAAACAGAGAATTTACAACTAACTGAGAGAAAAGACAGATTGTCACACAGCAGAAACACTCCAGGTAAAGTAAAAGGTCAAGATCATGCAGGACATTTGGTAGCTGATAGATTTGGAGGTTCACCTAAAATTGACAATTTAGTCTCACAATTATCTGATGTTAATTTAAAACAATATAAGAAAATTGAACAAGAATGGGCTGTTGCTTTGAAAGAAAAACCTCCTAAAACAGTAACAGTAGATGTTGAAATAGTTTACACAGGAAACGACTTTCGACCGAAAGAATTCATAATCAATTACTCTATTGACGGTAAATCTGGTTTTAAAATTATCGAAAACTAA
- a CDS encoding YrhA family protein produces MIGLLKKIENIKNTDEKSIFLSASEESILTTKKWIFERYKKNIWLYEYENFLRLVNGLDFNGLVIYGAESSEDSNSLIGANEIWLENEWDKNYLFFGDSSISWYCVDVDDLVFYELDKPSGEIVEEYNSFEGMVNAALNSVL; encoded by the coding sequence ATGATAGGGTTATTAAAGAAGATTGAGAACATAAAAAATACTGATGAAAAATCTATATTTTTATCAGCAAGTGAGGAAAGTATACTAACTACTAAAAAGTGGATTTTTGAGCGTTATAAAAAGAATATTTGGCTATATGAATATGAAAACTTTTTAAGATTAGTAAATGGATTAGATTTTAACGGATTGGTAATTTATGGTGCTGAATCATCAGAAGATAGTAATTCTCTGATTGGTGCAAATGAAATTTGGCTGGAAAATGAATGGGATAAAAATTACTTATTCTTTGGAGATTCAAGTATTTCCTGGTACTGTGTTGATGTTGATGATTTAGTATTTTATGAATTAGATAAGCCAAGTGGTGAGATAGTTGAAGAGTATAACAGCTTTGAAGGAATGGTAAATGCTGCTCTTAATAGTGTTTTATAA
- a CDS encoding HNH endonuclease signature motif containing protein, whose translation MTANGFGEYLTRQDMFGNPLTDAQRQDSLHGALLGLTIGTAAHSLNRQASGQTLFPYSKAYVGQKVTQSQQALSKLRSNIGQLRVPVGVEAQQLATNAGRVTNFNLNTKTLSDVKHDWIWKSETGPEHIGKLKGENILLKGIREKDITYTKRPREEFKQLRNKFNSSVRKNFLLDLTKSDKKIKILLNAGLSKTDINDMKNGFVPEGYQVHHKLPLDDGGTNDFSNLILIKNDPYHKVLTNSQRTLTRGIKVGDSIIIKWPIPKGFVYPETKN comes from the coding sequence GTGACCGCGAATGGCTTCGGAGAATATTTAACCCGTCAAGATATGTTCGGCAACCCTTTAACAGATGCCCAAAGACAAGATAGTTTACATGGTGCCTTACTAGGCTTAACCATTGGTACAGCCGCTCATTCATTGAATAGGCAGGCTTCAGGTCAAACATTATTCCCATACAGCAAGGCCTATGTAGGACAAAAAGTCACTCAATCCCAACAAGCTTTATCGAAGTTAAGATCAAATATTGGTCAGTTGAGAGTTCCAGTTGGCGTTGAAGCCCAGCAACTCGCCACAAATGCAGGTAGAGTCACGAACTTTAACCTTAATACGAAGACGCTGAGTGATGTGAAGCATGACTGGATCTGGAAATCGGAAACTGGTCCAGAACATATTGGAAAATTAAAAGGAGAGAATATACTACTAAAAGGTATCAGAGAGAAAGATATAACCTACACTAAACGCCCTAGGGAGGAATTCAAACAACTTAGGAATAAATTCAATAGCTCTGTCAGAAAGAACTTCTTATTAGACTTAACTAAAAGTGATAAAAAAATTAAAATACTACTTAACGCTGGATTAAGCAAAACAGATATTAATGATATGAAAAATGGTTTTGTTCCAGAAGGGTATCAAGTGCATCATAAATTACCTTTGGATGATGGAGGAACAAATGACTTCAGTAACTTAATATTAATAAAAAATGATCCTTATCACAAAGTATTAACTAATTCTCAAAGAACTCTAACTAGAGGGATCAAAGTTGGTGATTCAATAATTATTAAGTGGCCAATACCAAAAGGTTTTGTTTATCCAGAAACTAAAAATTGA
- a CDS encoding DUF600 domain-containing protein, whose translation MKKIFEDYLSEIQTDMVAICLEYVEEKAEDIYIYCSYEPKMYSFDVFYKINGIVVLKNKLNDAIKDKSRDLFFYDTSEDRQEAVLDIGLKNLKEIHNKCEEFGREMPTEIKLHYDVKKNSLKANYRYDLIYTNDDELLPDDIFDCWFQEVKKNNL comes from the coding sequence ATGAAAAAAATATTTGAAGATTATTTATCTGAAATTCAAACTGATATGGTTGCTATTTGTTTAGAGTATGTTGAGGAAAAAGCTGAAGATATATATATTTATTGTTCATATGAACCTAAAATGTATTCTTTTGATGTGTTTTATAAAATAAATGGCATAGTGGTATTGAAGAATAAATTAAATGATGCTATTAAAGACAAAAGTAGAGATTTGTTTTTTTATGATACATCTGAAGATAGACAAGAAGCAGTATTAGACATTGGATTGAAGAACCTAAAAGAAATTCACAATAAATGTGAAGAATTTGGAAGAGAAATGCCTACAGAGATAAAATTACATTATGATGTGAAGAAAAATAGTTTAAAAGCAAACTATAGATATGACTTAATTTATACAAATGATGACGAACTATTACCGGATGATATTTTTGATTGTTGGTTCCAAGAAGTAAAGAAAAATAACCTTTAA